From the genome of Thermoflexus sp.:
GTGCGCAGCCCCATGGCAGAATAGGCCAGACCGGGAATGATCAGGTAGCTTCGTGGGGGCCGGCGCTCAGCCGCCAATGCGCTCCGCCTCCTGCCCGTAGATTTCCTTAAAGCGACGATCATCGATCTCGTCCGGACGCCCATCGAACACCTTGATGCCGTCCTTCAAACCGATCACCCGGGTTGCATAGCGATGGACGAGATCCAGGAAGTGGAGGCTGCAGAGCACGGTGACGCCGTCCTTGCGGTTGAGCTCCTCGATGTAGCGGAGGATGGAGTGGGCGAGGACGGGATCCAGGCTGGCGACCGGTTCATCCGCCAGCAGGAGGCGGGGCTCCTGCATCAGCGCCCGGGCGATGCCCACCCGTTGCTGCTGCCCGCCGGAGAGCTCATCCGCCCGCTTATCCGCCAGATCCGCCAGCCCGACGCGTTCCAGAGCTCGCATCGCCCGTTGCACTTCCGAAGGGGGGAAATAGCCCAGGAGGCTGAGCCAGGGGTTCACATACCCCAGACGGCCGGTGAGGACATTGGTGAGGACGGTGGCGCGTTTGACCAGATTGAACTGCTGAAAGATCATTCCGATCTGACGACGGATCTTTCGGAGCTCCCGGGGCGAAGCCGCGGTGATGTCGACCCCGTTCCAGATCACCCGTCCGGAGGTCGGCTCGATCAGGCGGTTGATACAGCGCAGCAGGGTGCTTTTCCCCGCCCCGCTGAGCCCGATGATGGCCACAAATTCCCCGTCCTCAACCGTGAAACTGACCTCGTGCAGCGCCCGCGTCCCATCCGGATAGATCTTGGTGAGGCGATCCACGATCAACGGCATGGAGAATCATCCTCAGGGCTTTGTCCAGCATGAACGGGATGCGCACCGCCGGGCGGGAGGGAGAAAAAGACCCCAGAATTCCCTGGAGAGAGATCCACTGTGCAACCCTCAACGGGGGGTGGGGGC
Proteins encoded in this window:
- the phnC gene encoding phosphonate ABC transporter ATP-binding protein; protein product: MPLIVDRLTKIYPDGTRALHEVSFTVEDGEFVAIIGLSGAGKSTLLRCINRLIEPTSGRVIWNGVDITAASPRELRKIRRQIGMIFQQFNLVKRATVLTNVLTGRLGYVNPWLSLLGYFPPSEVQRAMRALERVGLADLADKRADELSGGQQQRVGIARALMQEPRLLLADEPVASLDPVLAHSILRYIEELNRKDGVTVLCSLHFLDLVHRYATRVIGLKDGIKVFDGRPDEIDDRRFKEIYGQEAERIGG